The segment GTCTAAATCCATACTCAACTAAGTTATCTTTTCTAGACCTATCGCCACCATACATAGCCTTAATTTGTGGAAGAGTAACATGACTTTCATCTATAAATAAAAGAAAATCATCTGGAAAATAATCCATTAATGTCTTTGGTGGTGTTCCAGGATTCCTTCCATCTAAAACTCTAGAGTAATTTTCTATTCCACTACAATATCCAACTTCTCTCATCATCTCTATATCAAAATTAGTTCTTTGTTTCACTCTTTGAGCTTCTAGTAACTTATCTTGTACTGTAAGCTCTCTAACTCTTTCTTCTAATTCTTCTTCTATTTTCTTTATAGCAATTTCTAATTTTTCTTTAGAAGTTGCAAAGTGTGATGCTGGGAATATCAATGCATGCTTTCTTGTATTTAAAATGTTTCCTGTCAAAACATCAAACTCTCTTATTTTATCTATTTCATCACCAAAAAATTCAACTCTAATACCTATGTTAGTCGATGATGCTGGAAATATATCAAGAACATCTCCTCTAGCTCTAAAGGTTCCACGAACAAAATTAATTTCATTTCTCTCATACTGTATATCTACTAGCTGCCTCATTATCTCATCTCTATCTTTTTCCATGCCTTCTCTTAATGAAACTGTTAACTTTTTATATTCTTCTGGATTACCAAGTCCATATATACAAGAAACAGAAGCTACAACAATAACATCTTTTCTTTCTAAAAGCGCAGATGTAGCTGAATGTCTAAGTTTATCAATTTCATCATTTATAGACGCATCTTTTTCTATAAATGTATCCGTTTGTGGTACGTATGCTTCTGGTTGATAATAATCATAGTAAGATACAAAATATTCCACAGAATTTTCCGGGAAAAATTCTCTAAATTCTGAAGTCAATTGAGCTGCCAATGTTTTATTATGAGCTAATACTAAGGTAGGTTTTTGGACTTGCTCTATAATATTTGCCATAGTAAATGTTTTTCCTGAACCTGTTACTCCTAATAGTGTCTGAAACTTATCCCCTTTTAATATACTTTTAGATATACTTTTAATAGCTTTAGGTTGATCTCCTGTAGGTTTATATACTGAATGTATTTTAAACTTATCCATTTTTTCATCTCCTAAGAACATTTGTTCATGTATATAAATTTTATACTTTTAAATTTTCTATGTCAATTAAAAAATGTATTTTTTTGTATTATTATAACACATAAACTTTTTTGATATAAAAATGAGCTTAAAAGGTTACCCCTTCTAAGCCCATTCATTATTTACTTTTTTGTTTTAACTTGTTTAGTACCTCACTAAATTTATTATCATCCATATTTAAAACAACTTTTTCTTTAGGTACATTCATAGGTACAAATACAATTCCAAGGTGTTTTGAATTATTATTATTTTTATATCTTATTTCTTCCAAATATCCTGCTGATCTCTTTATTTTAAACCATGCATTATTAGATGCTTCTTTTACTGTTTTTAAAATATCGTCTTCTTTAAATACTTTTTTATTATTAACACCTAAAAGTACATCTCCACTCTTTATTCCCATATCACCAGCGGGTGAATTAGGCGCCACCTCTAAAACCATAATTCCACTTTCATCACTTATATACTTAGGCTTTTGCTTTATTTCTCCATATCTTTGTATATATAGCATAGCTTCATGTGCTGTTGGTGCAAATATCACAACAAATATTTTGAAAAATATATTTAAAATCGCAAGTCTAGCAAAAATAAATAATATTACACCATACAACATTATTAAAAGTCCTGAAATTATAGATTTTTCTTTTTTATCTTTAGTAAAAGTAACGCTACTATATCCTATCACTCCATAGAATGGCATAAGTAATATTGCTGCACCGGCTATTAAATTTAAAGGTGTTGATGGTGCTAAAAATGTCTTCCAACTACTTGTTGATATAACTTCTCCTAATGAATATCCATTGGAATTCACTATAAGAGCTATTGCTACCGGCATAATCCAATATCTTTTAAGCGCAAATCCACCAATAATCTTGCCCTTCTTTTTCGTAAATATAGGTATAGCGCCTCTACTTCCATCTATCATTACTAAAATTCCTTCTACAAGATGCAAAATAGCAACTAAAGTCATCAGAGCCACAATATCTATATTTAAAAATTTAAGTTGCTCTACTTGAACACCGTACATTCTTCTCATAATTTCTAGCAAAATGCTTATAAAACCCAATAATGCTCCTGAATATGAAAAACATATATATTTAGGCTTTATAAACATAAGAAATATTGATAAGAAAAACATTAATTCTATAGATGTACTTTCATCAAATGCCACTCCTAAATAACTAGTTATTACACTTGCCAAAACCCCTCCAAGTATCCCTAATACAATCTGAGATATTGTAAGCTCTAAAGCAGAATTAACTTCTTCTCCAATAATCATCTTTTGAATAGAAACTATTTTACTATTATACCTATAAAATACGAATAAAAACATTAGCAATACAAACACATAAGGAGACGTAACCATAGCATCTGCCACAGATCTTAATGTATTTATTACAACATTCATGAAATATTATTTCTCCTCTCCTTTTTGTCTATTTAATTTTTTGTGTAATTACTTCTAAAGCTCTATTAAATTGAGGATCATTTTTCCTTTCATAAGGCTTCCTTAATAATTCTTCTGGGTACTTTATTTCTATATCAGGTCTTATTCCTTTATGGTGTATGTTTTCTCCTTTAGGTGTATAGTACTTTGATGTAGTAACTTTTAATGCAGTACCATCACCAAATCCAAACTTTCTTTCATAAAGAACACTTTGAACTATTCCTTTTCCAAAAGAATTTTCTCCAATTAAAGTTCCCATACCATAATCTCTTATTGCTCCTGAAAAGACTTCTGAAGCACTGGCTGTTCCACCATCTATTAACACTACAAGAGGCATTCCTATCAAATCTCCACCTTTTGATTTATATTCCTCTTTGTTTTTATACTTATCTTCTGTAGATACTAAAACTTTATTCTTAGGAACGAATTGTGATGTGATATCAACCGCTTGTGTTAACCATCCTCCTGGATTCTGTCTTAAATCTAGTATCATACCTTTCATTCCATTTTTCTTTAAATTATTAACAGCATTCTTAAATTGATCAAATGTGTGTTCATCAAAAACACTTATTTGAACATATCCTATATTATTACCAACCATTTCTCCCTTAGAAGAAGTAAGTATTATCTCTTCTCTTTTAATTTTTACATCAAAAGTTCCCTTTCCTTCTCTAGTTATAGTTAGTGTAACGTAAGAACCTTTTTTTCCTTTCATTCTGTTTACTGCTTTATCATATTCTTTTCCAATTACTCTTTCTCCATCAACCTTTTCTATTATATCCTTTGTAAGTATTCCTGCTTTTTTAGCTGGTGAATCATCAAAAGTAGATACTACTACCACCTTATCATTTTTTACACCTATCTGGATTCCAAGTCCTACATAGTTCCCCCCAGTTTGAGTGCTAAAATTTTTATATTCCTTTTCGTTCATATAAACTGTATATGGATCTTTTAGACTGTCTGCCATGCCCTTAACAGCTCCATCAATCAAATCTTTTTCATTAATTTTGCCATCATAAAATCTCTCTAGATTGCTCTTAACTATAAATAACTTTTCAAACTTCATTACTTCTTCATAAGTTCTTTCACTAATTCTTCTAGTTCCTTTAATAGGAAGTCTAGCTCCTAAAATATAAGTTATAAAATTAGTTAAAATTAAAATAAGGGCTACTATTAGCCACCATATACGTCTATTACTGCTGTTTTTTACCCCTCTTTCATTATCATTTCCATCCCTTTGTTCCAATTTTTCATCACCTCTTGCATATATACTAGTTATATTTTTACGTTAATTACCCACTATTTATACCTTTTATCTTAAAATTAATAAATATTAAGGCTGACTTAAAAAGTCAACCTTAATATTTTAGATTATTATTTAATTTTAAACCTCTAAGAATTTTCTAATAGATAATATACTTCCAATTCCACCTATTACTATTCCCGATATAATAAATATCCATACAATATTCATCGCAAAATATCTTGGAGTTAATATATTTAATAACATTATTATACCTGTAAGTTTAAGATAAACCGCTTTATATGCATAATATAATAATCCACTAGATATTAAAGCACCTATTACACCTATAATTACTCCTTCTATTATAAATGGCCATCTTATAAACCAATCAGTAGCCCCTACAAATTTCATTATGTTTACTTCTCTTCTTCTTGCATACACAGCTAGTTTTATTGTATTTCCTATAAGGAATAAACAAATAGGTATCATTATAAGCAATGCTACACCACCAACCCATTTTACTCCCTTAGTTATTTTAGAAATTTGGTTTACTAAGTCCTCATTTGCTACTACTTTTTCTACAGACTTAATTCCCTTTGTCTTCTCTACTACACTCTTAATAATAGATGAATTATCTACTCTTATAATAAAAGATTCTGGAAGAGGATTTTGCTTATCTAGACCTTTCATTAAGTCTTTGTTTTCCTCTCCTAATTGATTATTCAATTTTTGCAGTGCTTCTGTTTTTGTTATGTATTTTATTCCGGCTACACCTTGTATATTCTTAATAGAACTAGCTACCTTTTGTTTTTCTGCCGCTGCGACATTTTCTTTTAAGAATACTGAAACCTCTAGTTTAGATTCTAAATTCTTTAAAAGCTGATTTGCATTTAACATTGTTAAAAGAAATATTCCAAACATAAACAATGTTAATGAAACAGTAATTATTGAAGCTATACTAAGTGTCTTATTTCTTCTTAAGCTTATTAAGGAATCCATGGAAAAATACTTTATTGTACTAATCTTCATATCCGTATCTCCCCCTCTGTTCATCTCTTACTATTATGCCTTTTTCGATAGCTATAACCCTTTTTTTCATACTATCTACAATTCCCTTATCATGAGTTGCCATAATAATGGTTGTACCAGCATGGTTTATATCATTTAATATTTTTACAATTTCAAGTGATGTTTCTGGATCTAAGTTACCTGTAGGTTCATCAGCAATAAGTACAGCAGGATTATTTACTATTGCTCTCGCAAGTGCTACCCTTTGTTGTTCTCCTCCTGATAATTCATGTGGAAAACATTTGAACTTATGTGATAATCCTACCATAGATAATACTTGTGGAACTCTTTTTTTGATTTCTCTATAAGGTGTTTCTACAACCCTCATAGCAAAAGCAACATTTTCATAAACATTTAAAGTAGGTATTAATCTAAAATCTTGAAATACCATTCCTATTTTTCTTCTATAATAAGGAACTTGTTTTCTTGTAATTTGCGTTACATCTTGTCCATTTACTATTATTCTTCCTGTAGTCGGATCTACTTCCTTGTATAATAATTTAATAAAAGTGGATTTTCCTGCTCCACTTGAACCTACAAGGAAAACAAATTCACCTCTATCAATATCTAAATTTATATTGGAAAGTGCAAAAATATTATTATCGTATATTTTAGTCGTATTTTTAAACTCTATCATAATATAACTCCTATTCTAGTTTGTATTATATACTACACCACATATATATTATAACATAAAGTATATGATTTTAAATTAACATATTATTAATTTTATCAGTCAATTATATTCTTAAAACCTTCACCTAAAACTTCATGTGCTTCGCTTACTATTATAAATGCACTAGGATCTATTTCCTTTATATAATTTTTTAATTGTATAAACTGCTTTCTGTCTAAAACGGTAAATAATATCTCCTTATCATTTCCACTATATGCACCTTTTCCTTGTATTAAGGTACACCCTCTTTCTAATTCCTCCATTATATACTTGTTAACCATATCTTTTTTTGAACTTATAACAATTATTGATTTGCAAGCATTTAATCCTTCTATAACTAAATCTATAATAATCCCCATCAAAATAACTGATAATATTCCATACATGCCTACTTCAGCTGAAAATATAAATCCTGAAACTAATGCTATTATAAGGTCTACAATAAGAAGAGATTTTCCAATATCTATATTTTTAAATTTAGTAAGCATTTTGGCAAAAATATCCGTACCACCAGTTGATGCATTTTCATTAAAAATTATTCCCATTCCTATTCCAGTAATTAATGTTCCAAATAGAGTAGCTAAAAGCAAATCATGAGTAGCCGCAACAGTTGGTGGAATAAATTTATCTAAAATAGATAATAAAATAGATAAACCCATTGAAGCATATACTGTCCTAGCCCCAAACTTACCATCTATAGCTGAAAATGCTAATATAAATAATGCGCCATTTAATATAACCATTAATAAACCTACACTTAACTTAGGAATAAAATAATTTATTATAATAGCTACACCAGTTATTCCACCATTAGCAATCTTATTTGGCGCTAAAAAAAATTTTATAGCTATAGCTAATATTACATATCCTAATGTTATAATAGTGTATTCTCTGATATTTTTCTTAAAATTTTCTTTCATAACAACACCCCACAATTTAAAATGTTTTCAGCAAATTATGTAAATATTTTGCAATTTGCTTTTTATATTTATTTTCTCACATTTTCTTTATTATATCCACTAATTATTATATGCATTAGTGTTTTATTGTTCTTTTTAGTTTTTAAATAAAAAAGAAGGAGCAAAATGCTCCTTCTCAGTATATACGTATTTATTATTATTTAAGTGATATTCCTTTTTTTACAGCCTTAACTATATCTTCCGCTGTTAAACCATATGCTTTTAATAATTCATTTGGTTTACCACTTTCACCAAATACATCTTTAATTCCAACTTTCATTACTGGAACAGGATGAGTTTCTGATACAACTTCGCATACTGCAGAGCCAAGTCCACCTATTACACTATGCTCTTCAGCTGTAACTATTACTCCTGTTTCTTGAGCAGCTTTTGTTATTAATTCAGTATCAATAGGTTTTATTGTATGTATATTGATAACCTTAACTTTGATTCCTTCTTCTGCCAACATGTTATATGCTTCAAGAGCAGCTTCTACCATTATTCCTGTAGCTATAATAGTAGCCTCTTTACCTTCTCTTAATGTTATGCCTTTTCCTATTTCAAATTTATAGTCAGCATTATCATTAATAGTTTCTACAGCAGCTCTTCCAAGTCTTACATAACAAGGTCCATTGTATTCAGCTATTGCTCTTATAACAGCTTCTGTTTCTACTGCATCACTTGGATTTATAACTGTCATATTAGGAATACTTCTCATAAGTGAAATATCTTCTACAGATTGGTGTGACGCACCATCTTCACCAACTGTTATACCAGCGTGAGTTGCGCATACTTTTACATTTAGCTTTGGATAACAAATAGTGTTTCTTATTTGTTCAAAAGCTCTTCCTGCTGCAAATATAGCAAACGTACTAGCAAATGGGATTTTACCACAAGTTGAAAATCCAGCAGCAACAGCCATCATATTTGCTTCTGCAATTCCCATGTTAAAGTGTCTTTCCGGACAAACATTTTTAAACTCAGAAGTTTTTGTTGATTTAGATAAGTCTGCATCAAAAACAACAACATTAGGATTCTCCACTCCTAATTTTGCTAACGCCTTTCCATAAGCTTCTCTTGTAGCCATCTTATTTCCCATTATTTTTCACCTCCGATTTCTTCTAATGCTTGCTCGCATTGTTCCTTACTAGGAGTTGTTCCATGCCAACTAGCAACATTTTCCATAAATGAGACACCTTTTCCTTTTACTGTTTTAGCAAGAATCATAGTTGGTTTTTCTTTTATATTTTTAGCTTCTTCAATTGCCTTTATAACTTCTTCCAAATCATTTCCGTCAATAGTTATAACATGCCATCCAAATGCTTCAAATTTTGCATCTAAAGGATCACTACCCATAACATCACTTGTTTTTCCATCTATTTGTAGTCCATTATAGTCAACAAAAGCGGTTAAATTGTCTAGTTTGTAATGAGCCGCTGCCATTGCTGCTTCCCAAACTTGACCTTCTGCTAATTCTCCATCTCCAAGTACTGAGTATACTCTGTAATCTTTATTATCCAATTTTCCTGCCATAGCCATTCCTACTGCTGTAGAAATTCCTTGACCTAATGAACCAGTAGACATATCTACTCCTGGAACATACTTCATGTTCGGATGTCCTTGAAGCATTGAACCAAATTTTCTTAAAGTCATTAATTCATCTGGATTGAAAAATCCCCTTCTTGCTAGAGCACTATATAAAACTGGTGCTGCATGACCTTTTGATAATACGAATCTGTCTCTATCCGGATTTTTTGCATCTTCTGGATTAATATTCATTTCTTTGAAATATAAAGTTGTTAATATTTCAACAATTGAAAGTGATCCTCCTGGATGCCCAGAGCATGATTCTGTAAGCATTTGTACAATATCTTTTCTTATTTGCTTAGCGATTTGCTTTAGCTCAAGAATGTCTTTTGTCATTTTCTAACTCCTCCTAGTTTTTATCCTTTTTAATTATTATAACAATATATTTTAAAAAATACACTATAAAACTTTTAAAAGGGCATTTCTGCCCTTTTTATAAACCAACACTTATTAATAATGCCTCGTCTACTTTTCTCATATCTTTATCGGACATATGTCCAATTTTCTCTTTTAATCTTTTTTTATCTAAAGTCCTAATCTGTTCTAACAAAACAACCGAATCTTTATTTAATCCATATTCTTCAGAAGAAATTTCAACATGAGTCGGAAGTTTTGCCTTATTTATTTGAGATGTAATCGCAGCTATTATTACTGTAGGACTATACTTATTTCCAATATTGTTTTGTATAATAAGTACTGGTCTTATTCCTCCTTGTTCTGAACCCACAACTGGGCTTAGATCAGCATAAAATATATCTCCTCTTTTTACTACAATTGTCATCAGGCAAATCACTCTCCGCAAGCTTAGCTTCATATTCTTTTAATACTACCATATCCTCTGCAAAGCCCATTTCGCAAATATCTAAATTAATTTCTGCCATTTCTTTATAGCCATTTTTTAATTCATTCAATTTGTTTTTACCTTTAATACATTGTATTAAATAAGTCTTAATTAATTTACTATTTTTTTTATATTTTTTTATACTTTCTTTATTAACTATTATATTTATTAAGTCATCTTTATGTGCCTTGGATAAAGTAATTTTAAATTTCTTTGAACTTGACATAGAGTTATTGTACCTCCTAAATTAACATAGAGAAAATATATATCATATCACATATTATACTTGAATTTTTGTCAAAATGTCAAAGAAAGACGAGAGTTTTTTATCTATCTACTTCCTTGAATTTAATATTCTATATTCTAATTGTACTTACTATACATAATTCCTAACCTTAACCACTTCTCCATTTTTTATGTACACCCTCGGAACTCTTTTACTAATCATGCAAACCACTTCATAATTTATAGTACCTAACATACTTGCAATATCATTTGCATCAATTTTAATTCCATTTTTTTGTCCCATTAATATTACTTCATC is part of the Clostridium botulinum genome and harbors:
- the uvrB gene encoding excinuclease ABC subunit UvrB, translated to MDKFKIHSVYKPTGDQPKAIKSISKSILKGDKFQTLLGVTGSGKTFTMANIIEQVQKPTLVLAHNKTLAAQLTSEFREFFPENSVEYFVSYYDYYQPEAYVPQTDTFIEKDASINDEIDKLRHSATSALLERKDVIVVASVSCIYGLGNPEEYKKLTVSLREGMEKDRDEIMRQLVDIQYERNEINFVRGTFRARGDVLDIFPASSTNIGIRVEFFGDEIDKIREFDVLTGNILNTRKHALIFPASHFATSKEKLEIAIKKIEEELEERVRELTVQDKLLEAQRVKQRTNFDIEMMREVGYCSGIENYSRVLDGRNPGTPPKTLMDYFPDDFLLFIDESHVTLPQIKAMYGGDRSRKDNLVEYGFRLPCAYDNRPLKFEEFEGKLNQTVFVSATPSQYEFEHSTNIEEQIIRPTGLLDPEIIVKPIKGQIDDLYSNINETVNKGFRVLVTTLTKKMSEDLTDYLKEMGVKTEYLHSSIDTIKRMEIIRDLRKGKFDVLVGINLLREGLDIPEVALVAILDADKEGFLRSETSLIQTIGRAARNSESKVIMYADTITKAMDKAISETNRRRKIQMQYNEEHGIVPRTVLKDIRDVIQTKVSEDKEKYIVNNKNTISKEERQKLINKYEKEMKKAAKELQFEKAAEIRDEIQKLKEQP
- a CDS encoding PDZ domain-containing protein: MNVVINTLRSVADAMVTSPYVFVLLMFLFVFYRYNSKIVSIQKMIIGEEVNSALELTISQIVLGILGGVLASVITSYLGVAFDESTSIELMFFLSIFLMFIKPKYICFSYSGALLGFISILLEIMRRMYGVQVEQLKFLNIDIVALMTLVAILHLVEGILVMIDGSRGAIPIFTKKKGKIIGGFALKRYWIMPVAIALIVNSNGYSLGEVISTSSWKTFLAPSTPLNLIAGAAILLMPFYGVIGYSSVTFTKDKKEKSIISGLLIMLYGVILFIFARLAILNIFFKIFVVIFAPTAHEAMLYIQRYGEIKQKPKYISDESGIMVLEVAPNSPAGDMGIKSGDVLLGVNNKKVFKEDDILKTVKEASNNAWFKIKRSAGYLEEIRYKNNNNSKHLGIVFVPMNVPKEKVVLNMDDNKFSEVLNKLKQKSK
- a CDS encoding S41 family peptidase, with amino-acid sequence MEQRDGNDNERGVKNSSNRRIWWLIVALILILTNFITYILGARLPIKGTRRISERTYEEVMKFEKLFIVKSNLERFYDGKINEKDLIDGAVKGMADSLKDPYTVYMNEKEYKNFSTQTGGNYVGLGIQIGVKNDKVVVVSTFDDSPAKKAGILTKDIIEKVDGERVIGKEYDKAVNRMKGKKGSYVTLTITREGKGTFDVKIKREEIILTSSKGEMVGNNIGYVQISVFDEHTFDQFKNAVNNLKKNGMKGMILDLRQNPGGWLTQAVDITSQFVPKNKVLVSTEDKYKNKEEYKSKGGDLIGMPLVVLIDGGTASASEVFSGAIRDYGMGTLIGENSFGKGIVQSVLYERKFGFGDGTALKVTTSKYYTPKGENIHHKGIRPDIEIKYPEELLRKPYERKNDPQFNRALEVITQKIK
- the ftsX gene encoding permease-like cell division protein FtsX gives rise to the protein MKISTIKYFSMDSLISLRRNKTLSIASIITVSLTLFMFGIFLLTMLNANQLLKNLESKLEVSVFLKENVAAAEKQKVASSIKNIQGVAGIKYITKTEALQKLNNQLGEENKDLMKGLDKQNPLPESFIIRVDNSSIIKSVVEKTKGIKSVEKVVANEDLVNQISKITKGVKWVGGVALLIMIPICLFLIGNTIKLAVYARRREVNIMKFVGATDWFIRWPFIIEGVIIGVIGALISSGLLYYAYKAVYLKLTGIIMLLNILTPRYFAMNIVWIFIISGIVIGGIGSILSIRKFLEV
- the ftsE gene encoding cell division ATP-binding protein FtsE, with amino-acid sequence MIEFKNTTKIYDNNIFALSNINLDIDRGEFVFLVGSSGAGKSTFIKLLYKEVDPTTGRIIVNGQDVTQITRKQVPYYRRKIGMVFQDFRLIPTLNVYENVAFAMRVVETPYREIKKRVPQVLSMVGLSHKFKCFPHELSGGEQQRVALARAIVNNPAVLIADEPTGNLDPETSLEIVKILNDINHAGTTIIMATHDKGIVDSMKKRVIAIEKGIIVRDEQRGRYGYED
- a CDS encoding YitT family protein yields the protein MKENFKKNIREYTIITLGYVILAIAIKFFLAPNKIANGGITGVAIIINYFIPKLSVGLLMVILNGALFILAFSAIDGKFGARTVYASMGLSILLSILDKFIPPTVAATHDLLLATLFGTLITGIGMGIIFNENASTGGTDIFAKMLTKFKNIDIGKSLLIVDLIIALVSGFIFSAEVGMYGILSVILMGIIIDLVIEGLNACKSIIVISSKKDMVNKYIMEELERGCTLIQGKGAYSGNDKEILFTVLDRKQFIQLKNYIKEIDPSAFIIVSEAHEVLGEGFKNIID
- a CDS encoding transketolase family protein; amino-acid sequence: MGNKMATREAYGKALAKLGVENPNVVVFDADLSKSTKTSEFKNVCPERHFNMGIAEANMMAVAAGFSTCGKIPFASTFAIFAAGRAFEQIRNTICYPKLNVKVCATHAGITVGEDGASHQSVEDISLMRSIPNMTVINPSDAVETEAVIRAIAEYNGPCYVRLGRAAVETINDNADYKFEIGKGITLREGKEATIIATGIMVEAALEAYNMLAEEGIKVKVINIHTIKPIDTELITKAAQETGVIVTAEEHSVIGGLGSAVCEVVSETHPVPVMKVGIKDVFGESGKPNELLKAYGLTAEDIVKAVKKGISLK
- a CDS encoding transketolase, with amino-acid sequence MTKDILELKQIAKQIRKDIVQMLTESCSGHPGGSLSIVEILTTLYFKEMNINPEDAKNPDRDRFVLSKGHAAPVLYSALARRGFFNPDELMTLRKFGSMLQGHPNMKYVPGVDMSTGSLGQGISTAVGMAMAGKLDNKDYRVYSVLGDGELAEGQVWEAAMAAAHYKLDNLTAFVDYNGLQIDGKTSDVMGSDPLDAKFEAFGWHVITIDGNDLEEVIKAIEEAKNIKEKPTMILAKTVKGKGVSFMENVASWHGTTPSKEQCEQALEEIGGEK
- a CDS encoding type II toxin-antitoxin system PemK/MazF family toxin, whose translation is MTIVVKRGDIFYADLSPVVGSEQGGIRPVLIIQNNIGNKYSPTVIIAAITSQINKAKLPTHVEISSEEYGLNKDSVVLLEQIRTLDKKRLKEKIGHMSDKDMRKVDEALLISVGL